In Janthinobacterium sp. 67, a genomic segment contains:
- a CDS encoding MarR family winged helix-turn-helix transcriptional regulator yields MGERYLKSIRLLAECMQGFERFSGDFVRQYGLTHAQFDIIATLGNTRGMSYKELGQKTLITKGTLTGVVERLEQKGLVIRERCPRDKRSYYVRLSCEGEQVFHDVFPKLTTQGQRLFDGYTEDDFIRLESTLAGLKQAIANG; encoded by the coding sequence ATGGGTGAACGATATTTAAAAAGTATCCGGCTGCTGGCCGAATGCATGCAAGGCTTCGAGCGGTTTTCTGGCGACTTCGTGCGCCAGTACGGCTTGACGCATGCGCAATTCGACATCATTGCCACGCTCGGCAACACCCGCGGCATGTCCTACAAGGAACTGGGTCAGAAAACCCTGATTACCAAGGGTACTTTGACGGGCGTGGTGGAGCGGCTGGAACAAAAGGGGCTGGTGATACGCGAACGTTGTCCACGCGACAAGCGTTCCTATTACGTGCGCCTGAGCTGCGAGGGCGAACAGGTGTTCCATGACGTGTTCCCCAAGCTGACAACGCAGGGCCAGCGCCTGTTCGACGGCTATACCGAAGACGATTTCATACGTCTGGAAAGCACCCTAGCGGGCTTGAAACAGGCCATCGCCAACGGCTGA